In Colias croceus chromosome 12, ilColCroc2.1, one genomic interval encodes:
- the LOC123696399 gene encoding histone RNA hairpin-binding protein produces MSEVGFDWVDECDQEKSNGRRATKEKMKSENDSRDNSKNRKRAKRNSEHETSTKTSKPKKPLELELDPLVLQRRQKQIYYGKNTVGYHNYIKQVPLPQRTKDDPKTPDKFMKYSRRSWDMLIRIWRKKLHEYDVDSEIKKESEDSNDSDE; encoded by the exons ATGAGCGAAGTGGGTTTTGATTGGGTTGATGAATGCGACCAAGAAAAGTCTAATG GTCGCAGAGCTACTAAGGAGAAAATGAAATCAGAAAATGATAGCAGAGACAATTCGAAAAATAGAAAAAGGGCAAAACGCAATTCAGAACATGAGACAAGTACTAAGACAAG CAAGCCAAAGAAACCATTGGAGCTCGAATTGGACCCTCTAGTTTTACAAAGACGCCAGAAACAAATTTACTATGGAAAAAACACAGTTGGATACCACAATTACATCAAACAAGTACCATT GCCACAAAGGACAAAAGATGACCCGAAAACACCTGACAAGTTCATGAAATACAGCAGGAGATCATGGGATATGTTAATTAGAATCTGGAGGAAAAAATTACATGAATATGATGTTGAtagtgaaattaaaaaagaaagtgaAGATTCTAATGACAGTGATGAAtga
- the LOC123696398 gene encoding piggyBac transposable element-derived protein 3-like isoform X2, with translation MAGDPPLINEATANDQVPQVPFPSTSQASRRATMRGLVWKVKKLVLNSDQTAFHGDTTYPPELKDEATTGTPYSIFSHFIQRIVEESNLYSVKKNVTKPLNLSETELRKFMAILIYMSVIKYPNVRLYWSNTVGFQPIKDIMTVNRFETIRRFLHFNNNEKHLPKEHPQHDRLHKIRPIISHLNEKFALVPMEQKLSIDEQMCATKVAHFMKQYLPNKHHKWGFKLYVMCSVKGYAHKFEIYTGQENERLPDEPDFGPVGNVVVRLARGVPRNINHIIYFDNFYTSVFYLHMLELNLWAK, from the coding sequence ATGGCAGGAGACCCGCCATTGATAAATGAAGCTACAGCAAATGATCAAGTGCCACAGGTTCCATTCCCCTCAACAAGTCAAGCTAGTCGCCGAGCAACTATGAGAGGACTCGTATGGAAGgtaaaaaaattggttttgAATTCTGACCAGACAGCTTTTCATGGAGACACTACATACCCACCTGAACTGAAGGATGAGGCTACTACTGGTACTCCCTATagtattttttcacattttattcaaaggaTTGTGGAAGAGTCTAATTTGTATtccgttaaaaaaaatgtgactAAACCATTAAATTTATCTGAAACTGAGCTAAGAAAGTTTATGGCGATACTGATATACATGTCTGTTATAAAATATCCCAATGTACGGCTATACTGGTCAAATACTGTAGGTTTTCAACCAATCAAGGACATAATGACTGTCAACCGATTTGAGACTATTCGTAGATTTCTACATTTCAACAATAACGAGAAACATTTACCCAAGGAACACCCACAACATGATAGGCTCCATAAGATAAGGCCTATAATTAGCCATCTAAATGAGAAATTTGCTTTAGTTCCTATGGAACAAAAACTCTCAATTGATGAACAGATGTGTGCCACAAAAGTGGCACACTTCATGAAGCAGTATTTACCTAATAAGCACCATAAGTGGGggtttaaattatatgtgATGTGCAGCGTGAAAGGTTATGCtcataaatttgaaatatatacTGGCCAAGAGAATGAACGGCTTCCAGATGAACCAGATTTTGGGCCAGTGGGAAATGTTGTAGTCCGGCTTGCTAGAGGTGTCCCAAGGAATATaaatcatataatttattttgataatttttacaccTCTGTTTTCTATCTTCATATGTTGGAGCTGAACCTGTGGGCCAAGTAG
- the LOC123696398 gene encoding piggyBac transposable element-derived protein 3-like isoform X1, whose protein sequence is MMERFRKMILSTRIQKSPLEEENDDPDNDPFMAGDPPLINEATANDQVPQVPFPSTSQASRRATMRGLVWKVKKLVLNSDQTAFHGDTTYPPELKDEATTGTPYSIFSHFIQRIVEESNLYSVKKNVTKPLNLSETELRKFMAILIYMSVIKYPNVRLYWSNTVGFQPIKDIMTVNRFETIRRFLHFNNNEKHLPKEHPQHDRLHKIRPIISHLNEKFALVPMEQKLSIDEQMCATKVAHFMKQYLPNKHHKWGFKLYVMCSVKGYAHKFEIYTGQENERLPDEPDFGPVGNVVVRLARGVPRNINHIIYFDNFYTSVFYLHMLELNLWAK, encoded by the coding sequence AGTCCATTAGAAGAGGAAAATGATGACCCCGATAATGATCCATTCATGGCAGGAGACCCGCCATTGATAAATGAAGCTACAGCAAATGATCAAGTGCCACAGGTTCCATTCCCCTCAACAAGTCAAGCTAGTCGCCGAGCAACTATGAGAGGACTCGTATGGAAGgtaaaaaaattggttttgAATTCTGACCAGACAGCTTTTCATGGAGACACTACATACCCACCTGAACTGAAGGATGAGGCTACTACTGGTACTCCCTATagtattttttcacattttattcaaaggaTTGTGGAAGAGTCTAATTTGTATtccgttaaaaaaaatgtgactAAACCATTAAATTTATCTGAAACTGAGCTAAGAAAGTTTATGGCGATACTGATATACATGTCTGTTATAAAATATCCCAATGTACGGCTATACTGGTCAAATACTGTAGGTTTTCAACCAATCAAGGACATAATGACTGTCAACCGATTTGAGACTATTCGTAGATTTCTACATTTCAACAATAACGAGAAACATTTACCCAAGGAACACCCACAACATGATAGGCTCCATAAGATAAGGCCTATAATTAGCCATCTAAATGAGAAATTTGCTTTAGTTCCTATGGAACAAAAACTCTCAATTGATGAACAGATGTGTGCCACAAAAGTGGCACACTTCATGAAGCAGTATTTACCTAATAAGCACCATAAGTGGGggtttaaattatatgtgATGTGCAGCGTGAAAGGTTATGCtcataaatttgaaatatatacTGGCCAAGAGAATGAACGGCTTCCAGATGAACCAGATTTTGGGCCAGTGGGAAATGTTGTAGTCCGGCTTGCTAGAGGTGTCCCAAGGAATATaaatcatataatttattttgataatttttacaccTCTGTTTTCTATCTTCATATGTTGGAGCTGAACCTGTGGGCCAAGTAG